In Leptodesmis sichuanensis A121, the following are encoded in one genomic region:
- a CDS encoding right-handed parallel beta-helix repeat-containing protein translates to MSKSALLGLVTLALLTCLFLVGSQGWRSPWSFAETRQTIYYIAPNGKDSNVGSQQSPWATLNHAAEVVQAGDTVYLRAGTYTLSQQIRSKNSGTKNAWIVYAAFPGEAVVLDAERIKVPPPSGKPPYPHDQGALQLENVSYIRVQGLKVINSYNSGFTVRNSHHIELLKNTSENSFSPGIGVWGGHDHKIIGNTVINANDPDRGFVGFPKTEEAPHEAISLGGVKFFEVASNLIYNSQKEGIDIKEVSQHGTVHDNHVHHIKRQGLYVDSHFGALKDVEVFNNRVHDCEGAGFVVSVEGGSLAKHIRFHHNLLYNNWGTGIFFSRWGNDGLREDVKIYNNTIYHNGYGKPNSGEKFYWITGGLYFFSTNLRNIEVKDNIFSENNGFQIGYSDRYLKDHATITAAFNQKVINITRNLIFDPNNFPSPIYAGWPPDNFANIYAINGNHAILENPLFVDAKAGNFYLQPNSPAIIRDATTGKQAIGALPLISAP, encoded by the coding sequence ATGAGTAAAAGCGCACTTTTGGGGTTAGTGACCCTGGCCTTGCTGACCTGTTTATTCCTGGTTGGTAGTCAGGGATGGCGATCGCCCTGGAGTTTTGCAGAAACCCGGCAGACGATTTACTATATAGCACCCAATGGCAAAGACTCTAACGTCGGATCACAACAATCGCCCTGGGCCACCCTCAATCATGCGGCAGAGGTCGTCCAAGCAGGTGACACCGTTTATCTGCGGGCCGGAACATACACTTTAAGCCAGCAAATCCGCAGCAAAAATTCTGGGACTAAAAATGCCTGGATTGTTTACGCCGCTTTTCCTGGAGAAGCAGTTGTCCTGGATGCGGAAAGGATTAAAGTACCACCCCCATCTGGCAAGCCACCCTATCCTCATGATCAGGGTGCATTGCAACTGGAAAACGTCAGCTATATCCGAGTGCAAGGATTGAAGGTCATCAACTCCTACAACTCAGGATTTACGGTGAGAAACAGCCACCATATTGAATTACTGAAGAACACGTCTGAAAATTCCTTTTCCCCAGGGATTGGGGTTTGGGGAGGACATGATCATAAAATCATCGGGAATACGGTGATCAATGCAAATGATCCCGATCGTGGCTTTGTGGGATTTCCCAAGACTGAGGAAGCTCCCCATGAAGCCATTTCACTAGGTGGAGTCAAGTTTTTTGAAGTTGCCAGTAACCTGATTTACAACAGTCAGAAAGAAGGAATTGATATTAAAGAAGTCAGTCAACATGGCACTGTGCATGACAATCATGTTCATCACATCAAGCGGCAGGGTTTGTACGTCGATAGTCACTTTGGCGCACTCAAAGATGTTGAGGTGTTTAATAATCGGGTGCATGACTGTGAAGGAGCCGGATTTGTGGTTTCAGTAGAAGGAGGAAGTCTGGCTAAGCATATTCGGTTTCACCACAATTTGCTATACAACAATTGGGGTACTGGCATTTTCTTCAGCCGCTGGGGAAATGATGGCCTGCGAGAGGATGTCAAAATTTACAACAACACCATCTATCACAATGGCTATGGCAAACCGAATTCAGGAGAGAAGTTTTATTGGATTACGGGCGGACTCTATTTCTTTTCTACCAACCTGCGGAACATTGAAGTCAAAGACAATATCTTCAGTGAAAATAATGGCTTCCAAATTGGCTACAGCGATCGCTATCTGAAAGACCATGCGACGATCACAGCCGCCTTCAATCAAAAAGTCATTAACATTACTCGCAATCTCATCTTTGATCCAAACAATTTCCCCTCTCCCATTTACGCTGGCTGGCCTCCAGATAATTTTGCGAACATCTACGCCATCAACGGCAATCATGCCATTTTAGAAAACCCGTTATTTGTAGATGCCAAAGCAGGCAACTTCTATTTGCAGCCCAATTCCCCTGCGATAATCCGGGATGCAACAACAGGGAAACAGGCGATCGGTGCTTTACCCCTGATCTCTGCTCCCTAA
- the pntB gene encoding Re/Si-specific NAD(P)(+) transhydrogenase subunit beta — translation MTSSLLTVSYIGASALFILSLGGLSHQESARRGNLFGIIGMILAIAATAIGAGLINGFGINEYGTLAAAMLPGVIIGAIVAGRVAMTSMPELVAILHSFVGAAAVLVGIANYLSPVQPFTGVEEVIHEIEIFVGVFIGAVTFSGSIVAFGKLRALISSKPVLLPGRHLLNLAMLAAAIWLGSWFLGAEGYDGLPPLLIMTAIAIVLGVHLVMAIGGADMPVVISMLNSYSGWAAAAAGFMLSNDLLIITGALVGSSGAILSYIMCKAMNRSFISVILGGFGTDSSAATQPAAHLEGEVHTTDPAATAETLRNAKSVVIVPGYGMAVAQAQHSVSEITKTLRALGVNVRFGIHPVAGRMPGHMNVLLAEAKVPYDIVLEMDEINDDLPETDAVLVIGANDTVNPSAVEDPHSPIAGMPVVEVWKAHKAIVMKRSMASGYAGIENPLFYKDNTEMLFGDAKKNLDAILTHLK, via the coding sequence ATGACTAGCAGCTTACTCACCGTTTCCTACATCGGGGCCAGTGCCCTGTTTATTCTCAGTCTGGGTGGCCTATCGCATCAGGAATCGGCCCGACGCGGAAATTTGTTTGGCATTATTGGCATGATTCTGGCGATCGCAGCCACGGCGATCGGTGCAGGCTTGATTAACGGCTTTGGCATCAATGAATACGGCACCCTGGCGGCGGCAATGTTGCCAGGGGTGATCATTGGCGCGATCGTGGCAGGACGGGTCGCCATGACCTCCATGCCCGAACTGGTGGCAATTTTGCATAGCTTTGTGGGGGCAGCAGCAGTACTGGTCGGCATTGCCAACTATCTGTCCCCGGTGCAGCCCTTTACCGGAGTTGAAGAAGTCATCCACGAAATCGAAATCTTCGTCGGAGTGTTTATTGGGGCGGTGACGTTTTCCGGCTCCATTGTAGCGTTCGGCAAGTTACGGGCGTTGATTTCCAGTAAGCCTGTGCTCCTTCCCGGACGACATTTGCTCAACCTGGCAATGCTGGCGGCTGCCATCTGGCTGGGTAGCTGGTTCCTTGGTGCTGAGGGGTACGATGGCTTACCTCCCCTGCTGATCATGACAGCGATCGCGATCGTGCTGGGGGTACATCTGGTGATGGCGATCGGGGGAGCCGATATGCCTGTGGTGATCTCTATGCTCAACAGCTATTCTGGGTGGGCCGCCGCCGCCGCAGGCTTCATGCTCTCGAATGACTTGCTGATTATTACCGGAGCGCTGGTGGGCAGCAGTGGGGCCATCCTTAGCTACATCATGTGTAAAGCGATGAACCGATCGTTTATCAGTGTGATTTTGGGAGGCTTCGGCACCGACAGTAGTGCAGCTACCCAACCTGCAGCGCATCTGGAAGGCGAAGTTCACACAACGGATCCAGCGGCGACTGCAGAAACCCTGCGAAACGCCAAGAGTGTAGTAATTGTTCCGGGCTATGGCATGGCGGTCGCTCAGGCACAACACTCGGTTTCAGAAATTACGAAGACGTTGCGGGCGTTGGGCGTGAACGTCCGGTTTGGCATTCATCCCGTAGCAGGACGGATGCCGGGGCACATGAATGTGTTGCTGGCGGAGGCGAAAGTGCCCTATGACATTGTGCTGGAGATGGATGAAATCAATGATGATCTGCCGGAAACCGATGCAGTGCTGGTGATTGGGGCTAATGATACGGTAAATCCCAGTGCGGTAGAAGATCCCCATAGCCCGATCGCCGGGATGCCTGTGGTGGAAGTGTGGAAAGCACATAAAGCGATCGTCATGAAGCGCAGTATGGCGAGTGGTTATGCCGGAATTGAAAATCCCCTCTTCTATAAAGACAACACGGAAATGCTATTTGGGGATGCGAAAAAGAATTTGGATGCAATTCTGACTCACCTGAAGTAA
- the pntA gene encoding Re/Si-specific NAD(P)(+) transhydrogenase subunit alpha, with the protein MKVGIPKEVFSGECRVAATPDTARRLQKLGFEVLVESGAGQAANFPDESYQQADCTIVPDAAKLWNESDVVLKVRPPQQHPDIGKSETELLQAGKTLISFIYPAQNPELLEDLAARKATVLAMDAIPRITRAQKMDALSSMANIAGYRAVIEAASHFDRFFPGQITAAGKVPPAKVLIIGAGVAGLAAIGAAKNLGAIVRAFDTRPVVKEQVESMGAEFLELEFAEDGTGQGGYAKVMSEEFIKAEMALFAEQARDVDIIITTALIPGVKAPLLITRDMVESMKEGSVVVDLAAEQGGNCEVTKPGEAYRYKGVTIIGYTDLPSRMAQQASQLYGTNLFHLLDELGGSQNYYINFENEVIRGATVVRDGEITWPPPKPAAAPTPAPATQTTPKVEAPVAPAKPAPEAAKPEVAKPTDAASAIATGQPAAKASSQGLLWLILAGLALVGIGISAPPSFLSHLTVFVLACFVGWQVIWNVVPALHTPLMSVTNAISGIIIIGGILQLSGAPTSPTTILGAIAILIGTINISGGFLVTQRMLKMFQK; encoded by the coding sequence ATGAAAGTCGGAATTCCTAAAGAAGTCTTTTCCGGTGAGTGCCGGGTTGCAGCCACTCCAGACACTGCAAGACGGCTGCAAAAGCTGGGTTTTGAGGTTTTAGTTGAATCTGGAGCGGGGCAGGCGGCTAATTTTCCGGATGAGAGTTACCAGCAAGCGGACTGCACGATCGTTCCAGATGCTGCCAAATTATGGAATGAATCGGATGTGGTGCTGAAAGTACGGCCTCCGCAGCAGCATCCCGATATTGGTAAGTCGGAAACGGAGTTGTTGCAGGCTGGGAAAACGCTGATCAGCTTTATCTATCCGGCTCAGAATCCGGAGTTGTTAGAGGATCTGGCGGCGCGGAAAGCCACGGTACTGGCGATGGATGCCATTCCCCGGATCACCCGTGCCCAGAAAATGGATGCCCTCAGTTCAATGGCCAATATCGCCGGATATCGGGCGGTAATTGAAGCAGCCAGTCATTTCGATCGCTTCTTCCCCGGACAAATCACCGCCGCAGGAAAGGTGCCTCCTGCCAAGGTGTTGATTATTGGAGCAGGAGTTGCGGGATTGGCCGCGATCGGGGCCGCAAAAAATCTAGGGGCGATCGTCCGGGCGTTTGACACTCGGCCTGTCGTGAAAGAGCAGGTAGAAAGCATGGGAGCCGAATTCCTGGAACTGGAGTTTGCGGAAGATGGCACCGGACAGGGCGGCTACGCCAAAGTCATGAGTGAAGAGTTTATCAAAGCAGAGATGGCTTTGTTTGCTGAACAGGCCAGGGATGTAGACATCATCATTACCACGGCTCTGATTCCGGGTGTCAAAGCTCCCCTGCTGATCACTCGTGACATGGTTGAGAGCATGAAAGAGGGATCCGTCGTCGTGGATCTGGCAGCAGAGCAGGGTGGTAACTGCGAAGTCACCAAACCTGGAGAAGCCTATCGCTATAAGGGAGTCACCATCATTGGCTATACCGATTTACCCAGCCGTATGGCGCAACAAGCCAGTCAGCTTTACGGTACGAATCTGTTCCACCTGTTAGATGAACTGGGCGGCAGTCAAAACTACTACATTAATTTCGAGAATGAAGTCATTCGCGGTGCCACTGTAGTGCGGGATGGTGAAATTACCTGGCCACCCCCCAAACCTGCGGCGGCTCCCACCCCGGCTCCGGCCACTCAGACAACGCCAAAAGTTGAAGCTCCTGTTGCACCGGCCAAACCTGCACCGGAAGCAGCCAAACCGGAAGTGGCCAAACCTACCGATGCCGCATCTGCAATTGCAACCGGGCAACCAGCCGCCAAAGCGAGTTCTCAAGGGTTGCTCTGGCTGATCTTAGCTGGACTTGCCCTGGTCGGAATTGGGATCAGCGCCCCGCCCTCCTTCCTGTCTCACCTGACGGTGTTTGTGCTGGCCTGCTTCGTCGGTTGGCAGGTGATCTGGAATGTGGTGCCAGCGCTGCACACTCCTCTGATGAGCGTCACCAATGCGATCAGCGGCATCATCATCATTGGTGGTATTTTGCAACTCTCCGGTGCGCCCACCTCTCCCACCACTATCCTGGGCGCGATCGCCATCCTGATCGGCACTATCAACATCTCTGGTGGTTTTTTAGTCACTCAACGAATGCTGAAAATGTTCCAGAAATAA
- the ureG gene encoding urease accessory protein UreG translates to MSAFRVGVAGPVGSGKTALVDALCKTLRDRYHLAVVTNDIYTQEDAQFLVRSQALERDRIVGVETGGCPHTAIREDASMNLAAIEDLERRFFDLDLVFVESGGDNLAATFSPELVDLTIYVIDVAGGDKIPRKGGPGITKSDLLVINKIDLAPYVGASLDIMERDAKKMRGDKPFVFTNLKTGEGLTSVIDFILHQANLGVGSK, encoded by the coding sequence ATGAGTGCTTTTCGAGTTGGGGTGGCAGGGCCAGTTGGGTCAGGCAAAACAGCATTGGTCGATGCGCTCTGTAAAACGCTGCGCGATCGCTATCATCTGGCTGTCGTTACGAATGACATTTATACCCAGGAAGACGCTCAGTTTCTGGTTCGCAGTCAGGCACTGGAGCGCGATCGCATTGTGGGTGTGGAAACAGGTGGCTGTCCCCATACGGCAATTCGGGAAGATGCGTCGATGAATCTGGCGGCGATCGAAGATCTGGAGCGACGCTTTTTTGATCTGGATCTGGTGTTTGTAGAAAGCGGCGGAGATAATCTGGCCGCGACTTTCAGCCCAGAGCTAGTAGATCTAACCATTTATGTGATTGACGTTGCCGGAGGGGACAAAATTCCCCGCAAAGGTGGTCCTGGCATTACCAAATCAGACTTATTAGTGATTAACAAAATCGATTTAGCACCTTATGTTGGAGCCAGCCTGGATATTATGGAACGAGATGCTAAAAAGATGCGCGGGGATAAACCCTTTGTATTTACTAACCTCAAAACCGGCGAGGGATTAACAAGCGTAATTGACTTTATTCTGCATCAGGCAAACTTGGGAGTAGGGAGTAAATAG
- the urtA gene encoding urea ABC transporter substrate-binding protein yields MAQFGRREFIILSSTAAGSVLLKACAPSTTTGGTASPEASPAATTAAASGDVIKVGILHSLSGTMAISEKSVVDAEQLAIEEINEAGGVLGKKIEAIVEDGASDWPTFNEKAKKLIDQDKVATIFGCWTSASRKAVLPTFESKNHMLWYPVQYEGQECSKNIFYTGAAPNQQIEPSVDWLLKKYKGQPFFLVGSDYVFPRTANTIIKAQLAAKGGKVVGEDYIPLGGTEVTPIISKIKAAMPNGGIIYNSLNGDSNVAFFKQLQGAGMGPDKYPSMSVSIAEEEVRAIGVEYLKGHYAAWNYFQTVENPVNEKFVAAFKKKYGEDRVVNDPMEAAYIMVYLWKQAVEKAKTADDLEKVRVAALGQKIDAPEGPGVTMENNHHISKYVRIGEVRDDGLFEIVYATDKPVKPIPWNQFVKETKGYSCDWSDPAKGGKYKMT; encoded by the coding sequence ATGGCACAGTTTGGTCGTCGTGAATTTATTATCTTGAGTTCTACTGCTGCGGGTAGTGTGTTGCTCAAGGCTTGTGCACCCAGTACGACTACGGGCGGCACAGCCTCTCCTGAAGCGTCTCCGGCAGCGACTACAGCTGCGGCAAGTGGCGACGTAATTAAGGTGGGCATTCTGCACTCACTCAGCGGCACGATGGCCATCAGTGAAAAGAGCGTGGTAGATGCGGAGCAGTTAGCGATCGAAGAAATTAATGAGGCGGGTGGGGTCTTAGGTAAGAAGATTGAGGCGATCGTCGAGGATGGCGCGTCCGATTGGCCCACCTTCAATGAAAAGGCGAAGAAGCTGATTGATCAGGATAAGGTTGCCACGATTTTTGGTTGCTGGACTTCGGCCAGTCGCAAGGCGGTGCTGCCCACCTTTGAATCCAAAAATCATATGCTCTGGTATCCTGTGCAATACGAAGGCCAGGAGTGTTCCAAAAATATTTTCTACACGGGTGCGGCCCCCAACCAGCAAATTGAACCCTCCGTGGATTGGTTGCTGAAGAAGTACAAAGGACAACCGTTCTTCCTGGTAGGGTCTGACTACGTATTCCCCAGAACCGCCAATACCATTATCAAGGCTCAGTTGGCTGCCAAGGGTGGCAAGGTTGTGGGTGAAGATTACATTCCCCTGGGTGGCACGGAAGTAACTCCCATCATTTCCAAGATCAAGGCCGCCATGCCCAACGGCGGGATTATTTACAACAGCTTGAACGGAGATAGCAACGTCGCCTTCTTCAAGCAGTTGCAGGGAGCCGGAATGGGACCTGATAAGTATCCCTCTATGTCTGTGTCGATCGCGGAAGAAGAAGTGAGAGCGATCGGTGTGGAATACCTGAAAGGCCACTATGCCGCCTGGAACTACTTCCAAACCGTAGAAAACCCTGTTAACGAAAAGTTCGTGGCTGCCTTCAAGAAGAAGTATGGTGAGGATCGCGTGGTCAACGACCCGATGGAAGCTGCTTACATCATGGTTTACCTGTGGAAGCAAGCGGTAGAGAAAGCCAAAACCGCCGATGACTTAGAAAAAGTCCGGGTCGCTGCTCTAGGCCAAAAGATCGACGCTCCCGAAGGCCCCGGAGTCACGATGGAAAACAATCATCACATCTCCAAATACGTGCGGATTGGGGAAGTGCGAGATGACGGTTTATTTGAAATCGTCTACGCCACCGACAAACCCGTCAAACCGATTCCCTGGAACCAGTTTGTCAAAGAAACCAAAGGCTACTCCTGTGACTGGTCTGATCCGGCAAAGGGTGGTAAGTACAAGATGACCTAA
- a CDS encoding glycosyltransferase, with the protein MGELGLGLALLSLAIWVGLLTLWGNFWQCDQRLGEGDGEARGGKGGNEGDGEGRRDGGEIQNPKSTIQNFSAPHLRSADAHGRSPLPSICAVIPARNEADVIARAIRSLLTQTYPGPFQIVLVDDHSTDGTGEVAKKMAEELGQASRLTIVQAEALPAGWTGKLWAMEQGVRYTQTLTPLPEYLLFTDADIEHDRQNLNQLVAKAMQDDLDLVSLMVLLRCASFWEKLLIPAFVFFFQKLYPFPLVNNPNSRIAGAAGGCILIRRETLQAIGGLQILRQALIDDCSLAKAVKARRQKAGGRRHEQDREDREGRKAGGEIQHPTSNIQHSALHSQLSPPTGRIWLGLTQTTRSLRPYESLETIWNMVARTAYTQLHYSPWLLLGTLVGMVLVYLVLPVSTIAGLLTGHWPIAAVGFVGWGLMTLAYLPTIWLYRLSPLWAVCLPAIALLYNLMTLDSALRHWRGQGGAWKGRVYPARD; encoded by the coding sequence ATGGGTGAACTTGGTTTAGGTTTGGCGCTGCTGTCTCTGGCGATCTGGGTCGGATTGCTGACACTATGGGGAAATTTTTGGCAATGCGATCAGAGGCTGGGGGAAGGGGATGGGGAAGCGAGGGGTGGGAAAGGGGGGAACGAAGGGGATGGGGAAGGGAGAAGAGATGGGGGAGAAATCCAAAATCCGAAATCCACAATCCAAAATTTCTCCGCACCCCACCTCCGTTCGGCTGATGCTCACGGCAGAAGCCCACTCCCTTCCATCTGTGCCGTTATCCCCGCTCGCAATGAAGCTGATGTTATTGCCAGAGCTATCCGATCGCTGCTGACCCAGACCTACCCCGGCCCGTTTCAGATTGTGCTGGTGGATGACCACAGTACAGATGGCACAGGTGAGGTGGCTAAGAAAATGGCGGAGGAATTGGGGCAGGCTTCCCGGTTGACGATCGTGCAGGCGGAAGCACTTCCGGCAGGTTGGACGGGCAAGTTGTGGGCCATGGAACAGGGCGTTCGCTATACCCAAACCCTTACCCCGTTGCCAGAATACCTGCTGTTTACCGATGCTGACATTGAACACGATCGCCAAAACCTCAATCAACTGGTGGCCAAAGCGATGCAGGATGATCTGGATCTGGTGTCCCTGATGGTGCTGCTGCGCTGTGCAAGTTTCTGGGAAAAGTTGCTAATTCCCGCCTTTGTTTTCTTCTTTCAAAAACTCTATCCCTTTCCTCTGGTCAACAATCCTAATAGTAGAATTGCTGGTGCTGCTGGTGGCTGTATTTTGATCCGACGAGAAACTCTCCAAGCGATCGGCGGATTACAAATTCTACGTCAGGCGTTGATTGACGACTGCAGTTTGGCGAAGGCAGTCAAAGCGAGGAGGCAGAAGGCAGGAGGCAGAAGGCATGAACAAGATCGAGAAGATAGGGAAGGTAGGAAAGCTGGGGGAGAAATCCAACATCCAACATCCAACATCCAACATTCTGCTCTTCACTCTCAACTCTCCCCTCCTACAGGTAGGATCTGGTTGGGGCTAACTCAAACCACTCGCAGTCTGCGGCCTTACGAGTCTCTGGAAACAATCTGGAATATGGTGGCACGGACAGCCTATACCCAGTTGCATTATTCGCCCTGGTTGCTGTTGGGAACGCTGGTGGGCATGGTGTTGGTCTATCTGGTATTGCCTGTGAGTACGATCGCCGGACTGCTCACGGGTCACTGGCCGATCGCCGCCGTCGGATTCGTTGGTTGGGGATTGATGACGCTGGCTTATTTACCTACGATTTGGCTGTATCGTTTATCTCCCTTGTGGGCGGTCTGTTTGCCTGCGATCGCCCTGCTGTATAATCTGATGACCCTGGATTCGGCCCTACGTCACTGGCGAGGACAGGGGGGAGCCTGGAAGGGACGAGTCTATCCAGCCAGGGATTAG
- the shc gene encoding squalene--hopene cyclase, with translation MQTEDRATTSQSGVSVAQLDEVISRSQNYLLSLQNPEGYWWAELESNVTITAEVVLLHKIWGTDTTRPLHKVENYLRRQQREHGGWELFYGDGGELSTSVEAYMALKLLGVSETDPAMQKARQFICDRGGISKTRIFTKFHLALIGCYDWQGIPSIPPAIMLLPDNFPVTIYEMSSWARGSTVPLLIVFDQKPVYLTNPTIKLDELYVEGREHARFELPRHGDWSDLFVHLDSVFKQLENWNLMPFRQEGLAAAEKWVLERQEATGDWGGIIPAMLNSLLALRSLGYGSADPIVERGLQSIDRFALETDDCYWVQPCVSPVWDTALVMRALIDSGVAPDHPAIVKGGEWLLQKQILDYGDWAVKNKAGKPGAWAFEFDNRFYPDVDDSAVVVMALHAAKLPNDGLKQAAIARAVDWIATMQCRPGGWAAFDIDNDQDWLNQIPYGDLKAMIDPNTADVTARVLEMAGRLGLGIRDQGSGEIQSASVPNSQSPMPNSLSPHRIDRALAYLRQEQEPEGCWFGRWGVNYIYGTSGVLAALSLIAPQTHRREIERGAAWLMTVQNRDGGWGETCFSYNDRSLMGQGDSTASQTAWALIGLLAAGEATGKYETNAIERGIQYLLSTQRPDGIWDEAYFTGTGFPCHFYLKYHLYLQHFPLTALGRYRQLVGS, from the coding sequence ATGCAAACGGAAGATCGGGCTACAACGTCTCAATCGGGAGTTAGTGTTGCTCAACTGGATGAGGTAATTTCCCGGAGTCAAAACTATTTACTGTCATTGCAGAACCCGGAAGGTTACTGGTGGGCCGAACTGGAATCGAATGTGACGATCACCGCGGAAGTGGTGCTGCTGCATAAAATCTGGGGCACGGATACCACTCGTCCTTTGCATAAAGTGGAAAATTACTTACGTCGTCAGCAACGAGAACATGGCGGCTGGGAGTTGTTCTACGGAGATGGGGGAGAACTTAGCACCTCGGTAGAAGCGTACATGGCATTAAAGTTGCTGGGTGTTTCGGAAACCGACCCAGCGATGCAGAAAGCACGTCAGTTTATTTGCGATCGGGGCGGCATTAGCAAAACTCGTATTTTCACCAAATTTCACCTGGCCTTGATTGGCTGTTACGACTGGCAGGGCATTCCCTCGATTCCGCCTGCCATTATGCTGTTGCCTGATAATTTCCCGGTCACAATCTACGAAATGTCCAGTTGGGCACGGGGCAGTACCGTACCGTTGCTAATTGTGTTTGACCAGAAGCCCGTGTATTTGACGAACCCCACAATCAAGCTGGATGAGTTGTATGTAGAAGGTCGGGAGCATGCCCGGTTTGAGTTGCCCCGTCATGGCGACTGGTCGGATCTGTTTGTGCATCTGGATAGTGTGTTCAAACAGTTGGAGAACTGGAATCTGATGCCATTTCGTCAGGAAGGATTGGCGGCTGCGGAGAAATGGGTGCTGGAGCGGCAGGAAGCAACTGGAGATTGGGGTGGCATTATTCCCGCCATGTTGAATTCTCTGCTGGCATTACGTAGCCTGGGATATGGCTCTGCAGACCCAATCGTGGAACGAGGCTTGCAATCCATCGATCGCTTTGCTCTTGAAACTGACGATTGTTACTGGGTGCAACCCTGCGTTTCACCAGTGTGGGATACGGCGCTCGTCATGCGTGCCCTGATCGATTCTGGAGTCGCTCCGGATCATCCAGCGATCGTCAAAGGCGGAGAATGGCTGCTGCAAAAGCAAATTCTGGATTATGGCGATTGGGCAGTCAAAAATAAAGCCGGTAAACCGGGAGCCTGGGCCTTTGAGTTTGACAATCGCTTCTATCCCGATGTAGATGATTCGGCAGTGGTAGTAATGGCTCTGCATGCCGCCAAACTGCCCAATGACGGTTTAAAGCAGGCGGCGATCGCCCGTGCCGTCGATTGGATTGCCACCATGCAATGCCGTCCCGGTGGCTGGGCTGCTTTCGACATCGACAACGATCAGGACTGGCTGAACCAGATCCCCTACGGCGACCTGAAAGCCATGATCGATCCCAATACGGCAGATGTCACGGCACGAGTGCTGGAAATGGCCGGGAGATTGGGATTAGGGATTAGGGATCAGGGATCAGGGGAAATTCAAAGCGCATCCGTCCCCAACTCCCAATCCCCAATGCCGAATTCCCTTTCCCCCCACCGCATTGATCGCGCTCTCGCCTACCTGCGTCAAGAACAGGAGCCAGAAGGCTGTTGGTTTGGCCGTTGGGGCGTGAATTACATCTACGGAACGAGTGGGGTGTTGGCAGCTTTGTCACTGATCGCTCCGCAAACCCATCGGCGGGAAATTGAACGGGGTGCGGCCTGGTTAATGACTGTGCAGAATCGGGATGGCGGCTGGGGAGAGACCTGCTTCAGTTATAACGATCGATCTCTCATGGGGCAGGGAGACAGTACCGCCTCGCAAACGGCCTGGGCACTGATTGGTCTACTAGCCGCAGGCGAAGCGACAGGCAAGTATGAAACCAACGCCATTGAACGGGGAATTCAGTACTTGTTAAGCACTCAACGTCCTGATGGCATCTGGGATGAAGCCTATTTCACAGGCACCGGATTTCCCTGTCACTTCTACCTGAAATATCACCTCTACCTGCAACACTTTCCTCTAACGGCTTTGGGCCGCTATCGGCAATTGGTTGGCAGTTAG
- a CDS encoding THUMP domain-containing protein, whose translation MNVVVSLHEQGFRSAFKVLQGFGAVNTTNFFNVLGMQVENIPEFLEALRDAIAQAPEQFAFLARLVPVTTTFTFQSPAEFKAKVKEAVFQWIPQLAGKRFHIRMHRRGFKGRLSSHDEERFLDEMVLQALEQAGTPSTITFQDPDAIVVVETVGQWCGLSYWTREELQRYPFLRID comes from the coding sequence GTGAATGTTGTGGTCAGTTTGCACGAGCAAGGATTTAGATCTGCATTCAAAGTGCTGCAAGGGTTTGGGGCGGTAAACACCACCAACTTCTTTAATGTGCTGGGTATGCAGGTGGAGAATATTCCAGAGTTTCTGGAAGCATTGCGCGATGCGATCGCGCAAGCACCTGAGCAGTTTGCGTTTCTGGCACGATTAGTTCCGGTGACGACCACATTTACCTTTCAGTCCCCTGCAGAATTTAAGGCCAAAGTGAAAGAGGCGGTGTTCCAGTGGATTCCCCAACTGGCGGGCAAGCGTTTCCACATTCGGATGCACCGTCGTGGTTTTAAGGGTAGGCTTTCCAGCCATGATGAAGAACGGTTTCTGGATGAGATGGTCTTGCAGGCTCTGGAACAAGCGGGGACACCCAGCACGATCACCTTCCAGGATCCGGATGCGATTGTGGTGGTCGAAACTGTGGGGCAATGGTGTGGGCTATCTTACTGGACGCGGGAAGAACTGCAACGTTATCCCTTTTTAAGGATTGACTGA